Proteins co-encoded in one Thamnophis elegans isolate rThaEle1 chromosome 1, rThaEle1.pri, whole genome shotgun sequence genomic window:
- the BOLL gene encoding protein boule-like: MEPDSSQTANQMQTDSLSPSPKTVSPVPLNNTTSAPRFGTVIPNRIFVGGIDFKTNENDLRKFFSQYGCVKEVKIVNDRAGVSKGYGFVTFETQEDAQKILQEAEKLNYKDKKLNIGPAIRKQQVGIPRSSIMPAAGTMYLTTSTGYPYTYHNGVAYFHTPEVTSVPQPWPSRSISSSPVMLAQPIYQQPTYHYQAPAQCLPGQWQWSIPQSPASPTSFFYLHPSEITYQPLEIAQDGGCVPPPLSLMEAAVPEPYTDHGVQAAYHQVYAPSAIAMPAPVMQSETIKESRIHSVRRNFSHPSSMSLKPRYARTPHFHPRKDYRSDDSMLNTSSSTDSVK, translated from the exons ATGGAGCCCGATTCCTCG CAAACTGCAAATCAGATGCAAACTGATTCTTTGTCTCCATCTCCTAAGACTGTGTCGCCGGTGCCTTTAAATAACACCACCAGTGCCCCAAGGTTTGGAACAGTTATTCCTAATCGAATCTTTGTTGGAGGAATTGATTTTAAG actAACGAGAATGACCTGAGGAAATTTTTTTCCCAATACGGCTGTGTAAAAGAAGTAAAAATAGTAAATGACAGAGCTGGAGTATCAAAAGG GTACGGGTTTGTCACATTTGAAACTCAGGAAGATGCACAAAAAATTTTACAAGAG GctgaaaaattaaattataaagatAAGAAACTGAACATTGGTCCAGCAATAAGAAAACAACAAGTAGGGATTCCTC GTTCCAGTATAATGCCAGCAGCTGGAACAATGTACTTAACAACTTCAACTGGATATCCATACACTTACCATAATGGAGTAGCTTATTTTCACACTCCTGAAGTTACGTCTGTTCCTCAACCATGG ccg tcaCGCTCAATTTCTAGTTCTCCTGTGATGTTAGCTCAACCAATTTATCAACAACCAACATATCACTATCAG GCTCCTGCACAATGTCTTCCTGGACAATGGCAGTGGAGTATTCCCCAG TCACCTGCTTCTCCTACTTCATTCTTTTACCTTCATCCTTCTGAAATTACTTATCAACCATTGGAAATTGCACAAGATGGTGGATgtgtccctcctcctctttccctaatgGAAGCTGCAGTTCCAGAG CCATATACTGATCATGGAGTTCAAGCAGCATATCACCAAGTTTATGCTCCAAGTGCCATAGCCATGCCAGCCCCTGTGATGCAATCGGAGACTATTAAA gaATCCAGGATACATTCAGTGAGAAGAAATTTTTCTCATCCTTCATCTATGAGTTTGAAACCTCGATATGCACGAACTCCTCATTTTCACCCTAGAAAAGATTACAGATCAGATGACAGTATGCTCAATACTTCTTCCTCTACAGACTCTGTTAAATAA